A single window of Chitinophagales bacterium DNA harbors:
- a CDS encoding ABC transporter ATP-binding protein: MREGVSPVMRFWKLLTPYQKEIYQIYLYAVLNGLVNLSLPLGIQAIINLIQGGEVSTSWMILVSFVLIGIAITGTLQVLQLRIVEDIQQNIFARSSFEFAFRIPKIKLSELDQIHAPELVNRFFDTLTIQKGLPKILIDFSLASFQVIFGLLLLAVYSSYFIILGIFLCFILWLIFKITGPKGLETSLKESKYKYQLAHWLEETARTNKSFKLASDTNFHLQKTDDIAINYLEAREKHFKVLMGQFQYFIGFKIIVAAGLLVLGSILVFQEQMNIGQFVAAEIIIILIINSVEKIIRIIDTIYDVLTALEKIGYVTDLDLDQQEGDLSIPSESGISLEVNNLEFGYPDMKQKLIKDLSFSIEAGAKVTIAGNSGSGKSTLLHLIAGLFDFDEGEILMNEMPIHNFKKEKLFENIGFYFPSNQLFEGTIYENITMGRSILNEDFFEVINQLGLKQYIGKQPKGIDTSIKPEGKQLPRSVIQKLLIARTIVHKPKLVIMEDPLQSVEDSEKNQIIDYIMHPRHTWTVLVVGDYPYWRKKSTQIIELT; encoded by the coding sequence ATGAGAGAAGGTGTAAGCCCTGTAATGAGATTTTGGAAACTGCTGACCCCCTACCAAAAAGAGATTTATCAAATCTATTTATATGCAGTTTTGAATGGTTTGGTCAATCTTTCGCTCCCGCTTGGAATACAGGCAATTATTAATCTTATTCAAGGAGGTGAAGTTTCCACCTCTTGGATGATATTGGTCAGTTTTGTATTGATTGGCATTGCGATTACGGGTACTTTGCAGGTACTCCAACTGCGTATTGTAGAAGATATTCAACAAAATATTTTCGCCCGCTCTTCTTTTGAGTTCGCCTTTAGAATTCCCAAAATCAAACTTTCTGAATTGGATCAAATTCACGCTCCTGAATTGGTCAACAGATTTTTCGATACACTAACCATCCAAAAAGGACTGCCTAAAATATTGATTGATTTCTCTTTGGCATCCTTTCAGGTCATTTTCGGACTCCTTTTGTTAGCGGTTTACAGTTCCTATTTCATCATTTTGGGAATTTTTCTTTGTTTCATACTGTGGCTGATTTTTAAAATAACAGGGCCAAAAGGTTTGGAAACGAGCTTGAAAGAAAGCAAATACAAGTACCAATTGGCGCATTGGTTGGAGGAAACGGCAAGAACCAATAAGAGCTTCAAACTCGCTTCGGATACTAATTTTCATTTGCAGAAAACCGATGACATTGCCATCAATTACTTGGAGGCAAGAGAAAAACACTTCAAAGTTTTAATGGGGCAGTTTCAATATTTCATTGGCTTCAAAATCATTGTTGCTGCGGGATTGTTGGTATTAGGGAGTATTTTGGTTTTTCAAGAGCAAATGAATATCGGTCAATTTGTAGCAGCCGAAATCATCATTATTTTGATTATCAACTCTGTCGAAAAAATCATCCGAATTATTGACACAATCTATGATGTATTGACCGCCTTGGAGAAAATAGGCTATGTAACCGATTTGGACTTAGACCAACAAGAAGGAGACCTATCCATACCTTCCGAAAGTGGCATTTCTTTGGAAGTGAACAATTTGGAATTTGGTTATCCAGACATGAAGCAGAAACTTATCAAAGATCTTTCTTTTTCCATCGAAGCAGGCGCAAAGGTGACGATTGCAGGAAACAGTGGAAGCGGAAAATCTACCTTGCTGCATCTTATTGCAGGACTTTTCGATTTTGACGAAGGAGAAATATTGATGAATGAGATGCCGATTCACAACTTCAAAAAGGAAAAATTATTTGAAAACATTGGATTCTATTTTCCCTCCAATCAACTTTTTGAAGGAACGATTTATGAAAATATCACTATGGGCAGGTCTATTTTAAACGAAGATTTTTTTGAAGTCATCAACCAATTAGGTTTGAAGCAATACATTGGCAAACAGCCTAAAGGTATAGATACATCTATCAAACCAGAGGGAAAACAATTGCCTAGAAGCGTCATTCAAAAACTCTTGATTGCCCGAACGATTGTTCACAAACCCAAACTTGTGATTATGGAAGATCCATTGCAGTCGGTAGAGGATAGCGAAAAGAACCAAATCATAGACTATATCATGCACCCAAGACACACTTGGACGGTTTTGGTGGTGGGAGATTATCCTTATTGGAGGAAAAAAAGTACACAAATTATTGAACTCACTTAG
- a CDS encoding HlyD family efflux transporter periplasmic adaptor subunit, with product MLNISENSINALVNLQNSKAFNLLRKKKISRLPLYVALGIIAIAVICLFLPWTQNIQGKGYVTTLSPAQKPQAIQSVISGKLEKWFVREGDFVEAGDTIVYVSEVKSEYFDPELVERTQEQVNAKSESVGSYAGKVKSLEEQYGALLEARKFKLQQTENKIRQAYMKITSDSMDLVAFKTNQDIAEKQFVRTNELYEKGLKSLTDLETKKLKWQETQAKVTVQENKLLAQKNELQNLQIELSAVQSDYADKLAKSQSDKFSALSNQLDATATTSKLQNQLSNYSERQKLYYITAPQAGYVTKAIKKGLGEIIKEGTDIVTIMPDVYDLAVEMYVKPQDLPLLEKGKNVRLQFDGWPAMVFSGWPNSSFGTFSGEVFAIDQFISDNNKYRLIISPNDSEKPWPSLLRVGSGTRAFILLNDVPLWYELWRQLNGFPPDFYEKGAKESEIKRKAPLKSVK from the coding sequence ATGCTAAATATTTCGGAAAACAGCATAAACGCATTGGTTAATTTGCAGAATTCTAAGGCATTTAACCTCTTACGTAAGAAGAAAATAAGCAGATTGCCACTGTACGTTGCATTGGGAATCATCGCCATTGCAGTCATCTGTCTGTTTCTTCCTTGGACTCAAAATATTCAAGGAAAAGGCTATGTCACCACCTTATCACCCGCCCAAAAACCGCAGGCTATTCAGTCGGTTATTTCAGGTAAACTCGAAAAATGGTTTGTCCGAGAAGGCGATTTCGTTGAGGCTGGCGATACCATTGTGTATGTGTCGGAGGTGAAAAGTGAGTATTTTGACCCCGAATTGGTGGAACGAACACAGGAACAGGTCAATGCAAAATCGGAAAGTGTGGGGTCGTATGCGGGTAAAGTCAAATCTTTGGAGGAACAATACGGCGCATTACTCGAAGCCCGTAAGTTCAAATTGCAGCAAACAGAAAACAAAATCAGGCAGGCTTACATGAAAATTACGAGCGACAGCATGGATTTGGTAGCCTTCAAAACAAACCAAGACATTGCCGAAAAGCAGTTTGTGCGGACAAATGAACTCTACGAAAAGGGCTTGAAATCTTTGACCGATTTGGAAACCAAAAAGCTGAAATGGCAGGAAACACAAGCCAAAGTGACGGTGCAAGAAAACAAGCTGCTCGCTCAAAAAAATGAACTGCAAAACCTTCAAATTGAACTTTCGGCAGTCCAAAGTGACTATGCAGACAAGTTGGCAAAATCGCAATCGGATAAGTTTTCGGCATTGTCTAATCAACTCGATGCTACTGCAACAACTTCAAAACTTCAAAACCAACTGAGCAATTACAGCGAACGTCAAAAACTCTACTACATCACCGCTCCGCAGGCTGGCTATGTCACCAAAGCCATCAAAAAAGGACTGGGTGAAATCATCAAAGAAGGCACTGACATTGTGACGATTATGCCCGATGTGTATGACTTAGCGGTAGAAATGTATGTCAAACCTCAAGACTTGCCGCTACTCGAAAAAGGCAAAAATGTTCGACTGCAATTTGACGGATGGCCTGCAATGGTATTCAGTGGATGGCCCAATTCCTCTTTTGGCACTTTCTCTGGTGAAGTCTTTGCGATTGACCAATTTATCAGCGATAATAACAAATACCGTTTGATTATTTCGCCCAACGATTCTGAAAAGCCTTGGCCGAGTTTGTTGAGAGTTGGCTCTGGCACAAGGGCTTTTATTCTGCTCAATGATGTACCTTTGTGGTACGAACTGTGGCGACAACTCAATGGCTTTCCCCCCGATTTTTATGAAAAAGGGGCGAAAGAATCCGAAATCAAACGCAAGGCACCCTTAAAATCTGTGAAGTAA
- a CDS encoding hotdog domain-containing protein — protein MQFYSRKLIKPGDLNARNTLFGGALLRWIDEEAGIYAMTKLDSKEVVTKYMSEINFVSSGKQGDVVEIGLAFKAIGRTSITFSCEVRNVFSKKTIITIDNIVFVKVDENGVATPHGKTLENMELRKD, from the coding sequence ATGCAATTTTATTCCCGAAAACTTATCAAGCCAGGAGATCTCAATGCCCGAAACACCCTTTTTGGCGGCGCACTCCTCAGATGGATAGACGAGGAAGCGGGCATCTATGCGATGACCAAACTCGACTCCAAAGAGGTCGTTACCAAATACATGTCTGAAATTAACTTTGTAAGTTCGGGCAAACAAGGCGATGTGGTCGAAATTGGCTTGGCATTCAAGGCGATTGGTCGGACTTCCATCACCTTCTCGTGTGAAGTCAGAAATGTATTCAGCAAGAAAACCATCATCACAATTGACAACATTGTGTTTGTGAAAGTAGATGAAAATGGAGTCGCTACGCCACATGGCAAGACATTAGAAAACATGGAATTACGGAAAGACTAA